From the genome of Thermogutta terrifontis, one region includes:
- a CDS encoding family 16 glycoside hydrolase has protein sequence MRRQRFGFGFGFGWLPMAVVGLLWFAPTGVRANDAVVPVPRPDQWWQQRHQSMNERVKQGNVDLIFIGDSITHGWEGQGKEVWEAYYGHRNAVNLGIGGDRTQHVLWRLDNGNIDGISPKLAVIMIGTNNAAPNQPEETAEGVKAIVEKLRTKLPQTKILLLAIFPRGENPQDPLRQKNERVNELISKLDDGEHVKFVNINSAFLTMDGTLPKDIMPDLLHPNARGYAIWAAAIEPYVAEVLGPLPAPQGKPDAEGFVPLFDGKTIAGWRKAGGGATYWVEDGCIVGKVGPGPNTFLCTEKTFRNFILKLEAKFDEPGNSGIQIRSHQRPDTGRVYGYQCEIDPSDRGWSGGIYDEARRGWLFKLDKNEEARKAFKRDDWNEFVIEANGRRMRTWVNGVPCADFTDESDQADLEGFIALQVHAGNKGQIRWRNIRIKELPDNQ, from the coding sequence ATGAGGAGGCAACGTTTCGGCTTCGGGTTTGGATTTGGATGGTTGCCCATGGCGGTCGTGGGTCTGTTGTGGTTTGCGCCAACCGGGGTGAGGGCCAACGACGCCGTTGTACCAGTCCCACGCCCAGATCAGTGGTGGCAGCAACGTCATCAATCGATGAACGAACGCGTGAAACAGGGCAATGTAGATCTGATTTTTATTGGTGACTCGATCACACACGGCTGGGAAGGGCAGGGAAAGGAGGTGTGGGAAGCCTATTATGGCCACCGAAATGCTGTGAATCTGGGAATCGGCGGGGACCGTACTCAACACGTGCTCTGGCGGTTGGACAACGGCAATATCGACGGAATCAGCCCCAAGCTGGCCGTCATCATGATCGGCACCAACAACGCGGCCCCGAATCAGCCGGAAGAAACAGCAGAAGGCGTCAAGGCGATTGTGGAAAAGCTGAGGACAAAGCTCCCGCAGACCAAAATCCTGTTGCTGGCGATTTTTCCACGAGGCGAAAATCCCCAGGATCCTCTCCGGCAAAAAAATGAGCGCGTCAACGAACTAATCTCCAAACTGGATGATGGGGAACATGTGAAGTTTGTCAACATTAATTCGGCATTTCTGACCATGGACGGGACTTTGCCCAAAGACATCATGCCCGATTTACTCCACCCCAATGCCAGGGGCTACGCCATTTGGGCAGCGGCAATCGAACCCTATGTTGCGGAAGTCCTTGGCCCGCTTCCCGCCCCCCAGGGAAAACCCGATGCAGAGGGCTTCGTGCCCCTTTTTGATGGCAAAACCATCGCGGGCTGGCGAAAGGCCGGTGGCGGGGCCACCTACTGGGTCGAGGACGGGTGCATCGTGGGCAAGGTTGGCCCGGGCCCCAACACGTTTTTGTGCACGGAAAAAACCTTCCGCAATTTCATTCTCAAGCTGGAAGCGAAATTTGATGAGCCGGGGAACTCGGGCATCCAAATCCGGAGCCACCAGCGGCCGGATACTGGTCGCGTGTACGGGTATCAGTGTGAAATCGATCCCTCCGATCGGGGATGGTCCGGTGGAATCTATGACGAAGCCCGGCGAGGTTGGCTCTTCAAACTGGATAAAAACGAAGAAGCCAGAAAGGCTTTCAAGCGTGATGATTGGAACGAATTCGTCATCGAAGCAAACGGTCGTCGTATGCGAACCTGGGTGAACGGAGTTCCGTGCGCCGATTTTACCGACGAAAGTGATCAGGCCGACCTCGAAGGTTTCATTGCCCTCCAGGTGCACGCGGGCAATAAAGGCCAGATCAGGTGGCGCAATATCCGGATCAAGGAATTGCCCGATAATCAGTGA
- a CDS encoding MBL fold metallo-hydrolase, whose amino-acid sequence MKILFLQSGSAGNCLYVETKHGAVLFDAGITAKQVALRLESNGYSLAKVQAVVVSHGHRDHIHHSGVYHRRLKLPVWVPRACKDWLAEKEGFSPQAYRPGEILTIGDLTIETIPTPHDFPDSAAFIVDDGHNRLGVFTDLGHAFAGLEKYLATVDALIIESNYDPVMLANGPYPPDLQARIRGPGGHLSNVEAANCVKKWKHQYRWVCLAHLSQHNNTPEVAEKTFQKVVGRGTPYIAEYFTVTRLPALE is encoded by the coding sequence GTGAAAATTCTCTTCCTCCAATCTGGTAGTGCGGGCAATTGCCTGTACGTTGAAACAAAGCACGGCGCGGTCCTTTTCGACGCTGGCATCACGGCAAAGCAGGTGGCTCTGCGTCTTGAGAGCAACGGATATTCGCTTGCTAAGGTCCAGGCAGTTGTGGTGTCGCATGGCCATCGCGATCACATTCACCATAGCGGAGTCTATCACCGACGACTGAAACTGCCCGTGTGGGTCCCCCGTGCATGCAAAGATTGGCTTGCGGAAAAAGAGGGATTCTCACCTCAAGCCTATCGCCCCGGAGAAATCCTGACGATAGGGGACCTGACCATTGAAACAATCCCCACCCCTCACGATTTTCCCGATTCTGCCGCTTTCATTGTGGACGACGGTCACAATCGGCTCGGCGTTTTCACTGACCTGGGCCACGCCTTCGCCGGGTTAGAAAAGTATCTCGCCACGGTCGATGCCCTCATCATCGAGAGTAACTATGACCCGGTGATGCTGGCCAACGGGCCCTACCCTCCCGACTTGCAGGCGCGAATCCGCGGTCCCGGCGGTCACCTCTCTAACGTTGAGGCCGCAAACTGCGTAAAAAAGTGGAAGCACCAGTACCGCTGGGTGTGCCTTGCCCATCTTTCACAACACAACAACACGCCCGAGGTCGCGGAAAAAACCTTCCAAAAGGTGGTCGGCCGCGGAACCCCCTACATCGCCGAATACTTCACGGTCACAAGGCTCCCGGCGCTGGAATAG
- a CDS encoding aldo/keto reductase has protein sequence MRYVNLPGTDWNVSAVAMGCWALAGDQTWGPQDEAESIATIHAALDAGINFFDTAELYGAGLAEEVLGKALRGQREKVFFASKFNWENARYDKVISACEASLRRLRTDVIDLYQIHWANWDVPFEETWSALEELKRQGKIRAIGVCNFGVQDLTAILRLGKPVTNQLPYGLLFRAIEYDILPLCRAKNIGVLCYSPLTIGLLTGKYRTPDEVPPGRARTRHFSSTRPLTRHGEPGCEAETFAAIHQIEEVAKQLGVTVVRLALAWLLAQPGVTSVINGMRRPHQARENAAAADLALPTEVVEQLRRITDPVKEKLGPNPDMWEGSARSRFR, from the coding sequence ATGCGTTACGTTAATCTTCCGGGTACGGATTGGAATGTTTCAGCCGTCGCGATGGGATGCTGGGCCCTTGCGGGTGACCAGACCTGGGGCCCGCAGGACGAAGCAGAATCTATCGCAACAATCCACGCGGCCCTGGATGCGGGGATCAATTTTTTTGACACGGCCGAGCTTTACGGGGCAGGTTTGGCTGAGGAGGTTCTGGGTAAAGCGTTGCGCGGCCAGCGTGAAAAGGTCTTCTTCGCGAGCAAGTTCAATTGGGAGAATGCCCGTTACGACAAGGTGATTAGTGCGTGTGAGGCAAGCCTCCGGCGACTCCGTACGGACGTCATTGACCTGTACCAGATTCACTGGGCCAATTGGGACGTGCCGTTCGAGGAAACCTGGTCTGCGTTGGAAGAATTGAAACGGCAGGGGAAAATTCGGGCCATTGGTGTGTGCAATTTTGGGGTGCAGGATCTCACGGCGATTCTTCGATTGGGAAAGCCTGTAACGAATCAGCTTCCGTATGGGCTGCTGTTCAGAGCTATCGAATACGACATCCTGCCCCTCTGCCGCGCGAAGAACATCGGTGTTTTGTGTTACAGTCCTCTCACGATTGGACTGTTGACTGGTAAGTACAGGACACCTGACGAAGTTCCACCGGGGCGGGCGCGGACTCGGCATTTTTCCTCGACTCGCCCTCTCACGCGGCACGGTGAACCCGGCTGTGAAGCCGAGACGTTCGCCGCTATTCATCAAATTGAGGAGGTAGCGAAGCAACTGGGCGTGACGGTTGTCCGCTTAGCTTTGGCTTGGCTTCTCGCCCAGCCGGGGGTCACGTCGGTGATCAATGGAATGCGGCGGCCCCATCAGGCACGGGAAAATGCGGCAGCGGCTGACCTTGCCCTCCCCACGGAAGTCGTCGAGCAACTGCGGAGAATCACCGACCCAGTCAAAGAGAAACTCGGTCCTAATCCGGATATGTGGGAGGGATCGGCTCGCTCTCGGTTTCGTTGA
- a CDS encoding DUF6807 family protein: MRLSHLLLVMPMILAGLAMISGGARGEGQSPGNASAIQSGIGSDEQIRGTVQDGRVTVFLRDRIVLEYVAPVNGPKCYIKTLCSPKGINVLRDSPPDHVHHHGLMFAIGVDDVDYWAEGPGCGTQSPQGTVQLETRQENGRLMARILHPITWRDAQGNPQLTEEREILLVRWSEPEVPTLLVWHTRLHVAETDTGRTLWGRHYFGLGCRFVESMDKGGKFRNSAGGDSVATTNDKPAEWCAYSAEAAGQPVTVAIFDHPRNLRHPAVWFTMDAPFAYLSATLNLANEKYFVKAGETLDLRYLVAVWDGIPSASEISKVASRFAQASGQLKNTDEKSE; encoded by the coding sequence ATGCGATTATCTCATTTACTACTCGTTATGCCGATGATTCTGGCTGGGCTGGCGATGATCAGCGGAGGAGCACGGGGGGAAGGCCAATCGCCAGGGAATGCATCCGCAATCCAAAGTGGGATTGGTTCTGATGAACAAATCCGGGGAACGGTTCAGGACGGGCGGGTGACGGTATTTCTGCGGGACAGGATTGTGCTCGAGTATGTTGCTCCCGTCAATGGGCCGAAATGTTACATCAAAACGTTGTGCTCACCCAAGGGGATCAACGTACTTCGCGATTCTCCACCCGATCATGTTCACCATCACGGGCTAATGTTTGCTATTGGTGTTGATGACGTGGATTACTGGGCAGAAGGTCCGGGTTGTGGGACGCAGAGCCCGCAGGGCACTGTCCAGCTGGAAACACGCCAGGAGAACGGGCGATTGATGGCTCGCATTCTCCACCCAATCACTTGGCGAGACGCCCAGGGAAATCCACAGCTCACAGAAGAACGTGAGATTTTGCTGGTTCGCTGGAGCGAACCGGAAGTTCCCACTTTGCTCGTTTGGCATACGCGGCTGCACGTGGCCGAAACGGATACCGGTCGGACTCTTTGGGGCCGACATTACTTCGGCCTCGGCTGCCGATTTGTCGAGTCCATGGACAAGGGGGGTAAGTTCCGAAATTCGGCGGGAGGAGACAGCGTGGCGACCACAAACGATAAACCGGCTGAATGGTGTGCTTACTCGGCGGAGGCGGCAGGCCAGCCCGTCACCGTGGCGATTTTCGACCATCCGCGGAATTTGCGTCATCCCGCAGTTTGGTTCACCATGGATGCGCCGTTTGCTTATTTGTCCGCGACTCTGAACCTTGCAAACGAGAAGTACTTTGTGAAAGCTGGGGAAACACTTGATCTGCGGTATTTGGTGGCCGTTTGGGATGGTATCCCATCGGCTAGCGAAATATCAAAGGTTGCCAGCCGATTTGCCCAAGCGTCGGGGCAGTTGAAAAATACGGACGAGAAGTCCGAGTGA
- the bfr gene encoding bacterioferritin, protein MKGNEKLIAVLNELLAEELTAIVQYIVHSEMCADWGYDHLHEAVEKRAIQEMKHAESLIARIIFLEGTPIVNRLNEVRVGPNVADQFRSDLNAELTAVQAYNKAIALAHEVGDAVTRELLESIVKDEDHHVNWLEEQLAQIEQMGLQIYLSTQAKG, encoded by the coding sequence ATGAAGGGGAACGAAAAACTGATCGCTGTGCTGAATGAGTTGCTCGCCGAGGAGTTAACGGCGATCGTCCAGTACATCGTTCATTCCGAGATGTGCGCCGACTGGGGCTACGACCATTTGCACGAAGCCGTTGAAAAGCGTGCAATTCAGGAGATGAAGCACGCGGAAAGCCTGATCGCCAGGATTATCTTTCTCGAAGGCACACCGATCGTGAACCGGTTGAACGAGGTCCGTGTCGGCCCCAATGTAGCCGATCAGTTCCGTTCTGACCTCAACGCTGAATTAACCGCAGTTCAGGCGTACAACAAGGCAATTGCTTTGGCCCACGAGGTAGGTGATGCGGTCACTCGCGAGTTGCTGGAATCAATCGTGAAGGACGAGGACCACCACGTGAATTGGCTGGAGGAGCAACTGGCTCAGATTGAACAAATGGGTCTGCAGATTTACCTCTCCACGCAAGCAAAGGGCTGA
- a CDS encoding FG-GAP-like repeat-containing protein — protein MSWQMSLSRIYVAFGCCTMVANLFLMAPPGWAQATSPSPQQTTDIVYRALAAFNKGCALLEQYEYSAASKQFEAVLKEFPQWTAAKFNLGLAYLNMMEDAGGKEIINQAERLFQEVARENPQLIHAWYCLGLYYEHVGQREKALEAFQKAYQLDPQDPHICLKLAEAYLAMQQNEKAIELLERAVNLDPGFVSAIYRLALQYQRLGKRDAASKLFERFRALNQAEVAGGSFTVRKIYGSAGKYYYALGPDMLPIVRQLDTDAHAATPVFDPESRELVKMGPPWRAGQISIEIGGVAVADLNKDGILDLVLSGVTNDHATQVLFGEKNEHFQPGEILATQAICAAVGDVDNDGDVDIWIGGAGFVRLMENDGTGHFKPFSGTAASMTGDFTALHVRLLDIDSDGDLDLYASRFNSNGEALAPLLLINNRDGTFEEKAAAWGLETPQFSAVATSWLDIDNDRDLDLILASGKGSPVVWLNDRAGAFRIVKGSDAGLDVPGVSGLTTGDVNCDGRPDLVVLSSGRVRLFLNQGACRFREDEAFARQFGKLGGTIAQLADIDNDGDADLFIADTYLPNGARQPVILLNSWPKPGFVNLCQEDPRFLFCGVRNQGNTAGVLADFDGDGGLDVLIAPLSTSSVWFRNCGSRGNWLSLDLAGTRYTDQKSRSNESAIGARVEVRSGQIFQQWDVGQIAGSTCWAPLRLHFGLGHQQEVEWLRIIWPDAVLQSEVSIKANQVASIGEVPRKTSSCPHLFVWNGDHFEFVSDFGGKGGLGYLIRPGIYAQPYPVEFVPLPRIKHNNDPIVCKIIEPLEEVVYFDHASLIAVDHPAGTFVLPNEMMPVSVTDIPEEILCFGEELDPIAATNDRGQDVLTLLKRIDRDFVGPTEQDKRFVGYAKEHSLVLQFPDTLDRWMELGRRIFFIGHGWVEYSYSQTNFAAAQAGLTLRAPTFEVFRDGKWIELIREAGYPAGVNHWMTLELTHFLQKGDRRLRIKTNMDLYWDRIFLAATIDGAIQQSEIHPRLANLTYRGFPREYSPDGKQPTLLDYESIDLTLPWKSMPGFYTRFGDVTELVMKRDDAFVIMGPGEELTLQFDVGQLPEPPAGYVRSWILKTDSFCKDMDIHTAAGDQVEPLPFHTMRSYPYSLPEKFPETPATIRARTIYNVRWMGSRNDWPSNSISKSER, from the coding sequence ATGAGTTGGCAAATGTCTCTCTCCCGAATCTATGTCGCGTTTGGCTGCTGCACAATGGTGGCAAATCTTTTTTTGATGGCGCCTCCTGGATGGGCGCAGGCCACATCGCCGTCCCCGCAACAGACGACCGATATCGTCTACCGCGCACTTGCGGCATTTAACAAAGGATGTGCTCTTCTCGAACAATATGAATACTCGGCAGCAAGTAAGCAATTCGAAGCCGTATTAAAGGAATTTCCGCAATGGACAGCCGCGAAATTCAACCTTGGGCTCGCCTATCTGAATATGATGGAGGATGCCGGGGGGAAAGAAATCATCAACCAGGCCGAGCGATTGTTTCAGGAAGTTGCCAGGGAGAATCCACAACTCATTCATGCCTGGTACTGCTTGGGTCTTTATTACGAACATGTAGGGCAAAGAGAAAAGGCGCTGGAAGCCTTTCAAAAAGCATATCAACTCGACCCTCAAGATCCTCACATTTGCCTCAAACTGGCAGAAGCTTACCTCGCGATGCAGCAAAACGAAAAAGCGATAGAACTCCTCGAACGGGCAGTCAACCTCGATCCGGGGTTCGTTTCCGCCATTTATCGACTGGCCCTGCAATACCAGCGTTTGGGAAAGCGAGATGCGGCTTCAAAATTATTCGAAAGGTTCCGCGCGCTCAATCAAGCGGAAGTCGCAGGTGGAAGTTTTACTGTACGAAAAATATATGGCTCGGCGGGAAAATACTACTATGCACTGGGACCTGACATGTTGCCGATTGTCCGACAGCTGGACACGGACGCCCACGCCGCAACTCCGGTTTTTGACCCCGAATCACGAGAACTCGTAAAAATGGGGCCTCCGTGGCGAGCAGGTCAAATATCTATCGAAATCGGCGGTGTCGCCGTGGCGGACCTGAATAAAGATGGTATTTTGGATCTGGTTTTAAGCGGTGTCACAAATGACCATGCTACTCAGGTTTTATTTGGAGAAAAAAACGAGCATTTTCAACCCGGTGAAATATTGGCCACCCAAGCCATATGTGCGGCCGTCGGAGACGTTGACAACGATGGCGATGTGGATATCTGGATAGGCGGTGCAGGGTTCGTTCGTTTGATGGAAAACGATGGCACCGGCCATTTCAAACCGTTCTCGGGAACAGCTGCCTCCATGACCGGGGACTTCACTGCCTTACACGTGCGATTGCTGGATATCGACAGCGACGGGGATTTGGATCTCTATGCCAGCCGGTTTAATTCGAATGGTGAAGCGCTCGCGCCTTTGCTTTTGATCAACAACCGCGACGGAACTTTCGAGGAAAAGGCTGCTGCCTGGGGACTGGAAACACCGCAATTCTCCGCAGTCGCGACGAGCTGGCTCGACATTGATAACGATCGTGATCTCGACTTAATTCTCGCGTCAGGAAAAGGTTCACCTGTCGTATGGCTCAACGATCGGGCCGGGGCATTTCGGATTGTCAAAGGCTCGGATGCAGGTCTTGACGTCCCCGGTGTTTCCGGCCTGACTACCGGGGATGTCAATTGTGATGGCAGGCCGGATCTTGTCGTACTCAGTAGCGGCCGGGTGAGGTTGTTCCTCAACCAAGGTGCATGCCGCTTTCGGGAGGACGAAGCCTTCGCACGGCAGTTTGGAAAGCTGGGCGGGACAATCGCACAACTTGCCGATATCGATAATGACGGAGATGCGGATCTTTTTATTGCGGACACATATTTGCCGAATGGTGCCCGGCAACCCGTTATCCTCCTGAATTCCTGGCCAAAACCGGGGTTCGTGAACCTGTGCCAAGAAGACCCGCGATTTCTCTTTTGCGGCGTCCGCAACCAGGGAAACACCGCTGGAGTCCTCGCTGATTTCGATGGCGACGGTGGGCTCGATGTTCTTATTGCGCCGTTGAGCACCAGCAGCGTGTGGTTTAGAAATTGCGGTTCCCGAGGAAACTGGCTTAGCCTTGATCTGGCCGGAACCCGTTACACAGATCAGAAGTCTCGCTCCAACGAATCCGCCATCGGTGCACGCGTGGAGGTTCGCAGCGGGCAAATCTTTCAGCAGTGGGATGTGGGGCAAATCGCCGGCAGTACTTGCTGGGCACCTCTTCGGTTACACTTTGGCCTTGGGCACCAGCAGGAAGTCGAATGGCTCCGGATCATTTGGCCGGATGCGGTCCTCCAATCCGAGGTCTCAATCAAGGCCAACCAGGTGGCCAGTATTGGTGAAGTCCCGCGCAAAACATCTTCCTGTCCACATTTATTTGTATGGAATGGTGACCACTTCGAATTTGTATCTGATTTCGGCGGGAAGGGTGGGCTCGGATACTTGATTCGGCCGGGAATTTACGCCCAACCGTATCCCGTTGAATTTGTTCCCCTGCCTCGCATAAAGCACAATAATGATCCAATTGTCTGTAAAATCATCGAGCCATTGGAAGAAGTTGTGTATTTCGATCACGCTTCTCTCATCGCGGTTGATCACCCGGCGGGAACATTCGTTCTCCCCAACGAGATGATGCCGGTTTCGGTGACTGATATCCCCGAGGAGATTCTCTGTTTTGGCGAAGAACTGGATCCCATTGCTGCGACAAACGATCGTGGTCAGGATGTGCTTACCCTTCTGAAGAGAATTGATCGCGACTTTGTGGGGCCCACCGAGCAGGACAAACGCTTCGTTGGCTATGCGAAGGAGCATTCACTGGTGCTTCAATTTCCGGACACCCTGGATCGATGGATGGAGTTGGGAAGGCGGATCTTCTTTATTGGGCATGGTTGGGTGGAATACAGCTACTCCCAGACAAATTTCGCCGCCGCGCAGGCGGGTCTTACTCTCCGAGCTCCCACTTTTGAAGTCTTTCGCGATGGAAAATGGATAGAACTCATCAGGGAAGCGGGATATCCGGCTGGTGTAAACCATTGGATGACGCTGGAATTGACGCATTTTCTGCAAAAAGGAGATCGCAGGCTCCGTATAAAAACAAATATGGACCTTTACTGGGACCGGATTTTTCTTGCAGCAACAATCGACGGTGCGATCCAGCAATCAGAGATACACCCGCGCCTCGCTAATCTGACATATCGCGGCTTTCCGCGAGAATACTCGCCGGATGGAAAACAACCCACACTTTTAGACTATGAGAGTATAGATCTTACTCTTCCCTGGAAATCTATGCCGGGATTTTACACGCGTTTTGGTGATGTGACAGAACTTGTCATGAAGCGTGATGACGCATTTGTCATTATGGGCCCCGGCGAGGAACTCACGCTTCAATTCGATGTTGGTCAACTCCCCGAACCACCCGCGGGGTATGTACGTTCATGGATCCTGAAAACAGACAGTTTCTGCAAGGATATGGATATTCATACCGCGGCAGGAGATCAAGTGGAGCCTCTGCCCTTTCACACGATGCGATCTTATCCGTACAGCTTGCCGGAGAAGTTTCCCGAAACGCCGGCGACTATCAGGGCGAGAACAATTTATAACGTACGATGGATGGGATCGCGAAACGATTGGCCATCGAATTCTATTTCGAAGAGTGAAAGATAG
- a CDS encoding ABC transporter substrate-binding protein, producing MASLWWAAQRGLDDAQRELHDKLPPCRLVPLIKDSPWSDGASALAELIFRENVVGVVGGTDGEATHLAETIVAKVHLPLLSPVATDKTTNLAGVPWIFALAPGDHLIAPVLAQRIAGSCPRRIAVLLGSDHDSQWFWRELNKWLLRHGCQVNSVIILPREEQAVTKAVWESLENSPEWLIVSAPRPLLVSIIREIRRHTSTVQIVCDARVSRVDALKSLGLDAEGIICPCLVPDSCHIPQDFRETFQKEFAVEPDYAVALTYDAVRMLLHAVARAAQGGRDNIDRVEIYNSLLAISPYRGVFGTIEWDRVNANKCSVVPGVIRNGKIIPEVPSSR from the coding sequence ATGGCGAGTCTGTGGTGGGCGGCTCAACGAGGTCTTGATGATGCACAAAGAGAGCTTCACGACAAGCTGCCGCCATGCCGCCTCGTCCCTCTCATCAAGGACTCGCCGTGGTCGGATGGTGCATCCGCCCTTGCGGAATTGATTTTTCGGGAAAACGTCGTCGGAGTTGTCGGCGGGACCGACGGTGAAGCAACACACCTCGCGGAAACGATCGTTGCCAAAGTGCATTTGCCCTTGCTTTCACCTGTGGCCACCGATAAGACGACTAATTTGGCAGGTGTGCCGTGGATCTTCGCGCTTGCGCCGGGCGACCATCTGATCGCGCCGGTCCTGGCGCAACGAATTGCCGGCAGTTGTCCCCGCCGGATTGCCGTTCTTCTCGGAAGTGACCATGATTCTCAATGGTTTTGGCGTGAATTGAACAAATGGCTTCTCCGCCACGGTTGCCAGGTCAATTCGGTGATTATTCTCCCGCGAGAGGAGCAAGCCGTTACAAAAGCGGTCTGGGAATCGCTCGAGAACTCGCCCGAGTGGCTGATTGTAAGTGCCCCCCGGCCTCTCCTCGTTTCCATCATCCGCGAGATCCGTCGCCACACATCCACTGTGCAAATTGTGTGCGACGCGCGAGTTTCCCGAGTTGACGCTCTCAAATCACTCGGTCTTGACGCCGAAGGGATCATTTGTCCATGTCTTGTTCCGGATTCTTGCCATATACCACAGGACTTCCGAGAGACATTTCAGAAAGAATTCGCTGTCGAACCCGACTATGCTGTCGCGCTCACCTATGATGCCGTTCGTATGCTTCTTCATGCCGTTGCGCGAGCCGCACAAGGAGGTCGTGATAACATCGACCGTGTTGAGATCTACAACAGCCTGCTCGCCATTTCACCCTATCGAGGTGTTTTCGGGACCATTGAATGGGATAGGGTCAACGCGAATAAATGCTCGGTTGTGCCTGGGGTTATTCGCAACGGGAAGATCATCCCGGAAGTGCCGTCATCGCGTTAG
- a CDS encoding ABC transporter substrate-binding protein — MAAASDSAPTVGADNRALPNQEDLPFPVDDYTLSILERINRAGAYQVPQLPLRVDPVYADTPKELDPFGRLTQPFKRYFLVQMEYTGPGRGIPEPEHVDTVKIGFLGPIEPTVSVATGGKSHEENLGQMMLRGCQLAIEEANAAGGYWRRKIPFELVVRNDNGLWGSSGDEIIRLAYIENVWAIIGTIDGANSHIAIRVALKAEVPVVNTGDTDPTFIETNIPWVLRVIADDRRQCYILADYIYKKLGLSRVGIIRASNRYGRFGVREFRDASRRLERPVPIEMAYFVGQQDFSMELQRLADAQVEAVVHWGDAEDGARILNQMREMGMKQPFFACDRCLLDDFVKIAGKNAEGVVCASPWNPARDDSRLEEFRQKFKARFGCEPETYAAHAYDGTQMLIWAIQLAGLNRAKIRDVLATRRDPWHGVTGEIMLTAVLDRASDAYLAIRENNQWKFYSREDLGLPKEVPARPVQVSQN; from the coding sequence TTGGCTGCGGCATCCGATTCCGCCCCGACAGTGGGCGCAGACAACCGGGCTCTTCCAAATCAGGAAGACCTGCCATTTCCTGTGGATGACTATACGTTGAGCATCCTCGAACGCATCAATCGTGCGGGGGCCTATCAAGTGCCGCAACTCCCCCTGCGTGTGGACCCCGTTTATGCCGACACACCCAAAGAATTGGATCCATTCGGACGGCTGACCCAACCTTTTAAAAGGTATTTCCTCGTACAGATGGAATACACAGGACCGGGACGGGGTATTCCTGAGCCAGAACACGTGGATACTGTTAAGATCGGCTTTTTGGGGCCGATCGAGCCTACGGTGTCGGTGGCAACGGGTGGAAAAAGCCATGAGGAGAATCTGGGACAAATGATGCTCCGTGGTTGCCAGCTTGCAATCGAGGAAGCCAACGCCGCAGGCGGCTACTGGCGGCGGAAAATACCATTCGAACTTGTTGTTCGCAATGACAACGGCCTGTGGGGGTCTTCTGGAGATGAGATTATTCGCTTGGCCTACATAGAGAATGTTTGGGCGATCATTGGCACGATCGACGGAGCGAACAGTCATATTGCAATTCGCGTCGCTCTCAAGGCGGAGGTACCGGTGGTCAATACAGGTGATACAGACCCGACATTCATTGAGACGAATATTCCATGGGTTCTGCGAGTTATTGCGGATGACCGGCGTCAGTGTTATATTCTAGCGGATTATATCTATAAGAAGCTCGGCCTCAGTCGCGTCGGCATCATTCGAGCGAGCAACCGCTATGGCCGTTTCGGGGTGCGCGAATTTCGTGATGCAAGTCGTCGCCTGGAACGGCCTGTGCCTATCGAGATGGCGTACTTTGTGGGGCAACAGGACTTCTCGATGGAGTTGCAACGACTTGCTGACGCTCAGGTGGAAGCGGTTGTTCACTGGGGCGACGCGGAAGACGGTGCCCGCATCCTCAACCAGATGCGCGAGATGGGAATGAAACAGCCCTTTTTTGCGTGCGACCGCTGTTTGCTTGATGATTTTGTGAAAATCGCTGGCAAAAATGCCGAGGGCGTGGTTTGTGCTTCGCCCTGGAATCCCGCGCGTGATGACTCCCGGTTGGAAGAATTTCGGCAGAAATTTAAAGCGCGATTCGGTTGTGAGCCAGAAACCTACGCCGCGCATGCCTACGATGGGACTCAAATGTTGATCTGGGCGATCCAACTGGCCGGACTCAATCGTGCCAAAATACGGGATGTGCTGGCCACGCGGCGGGATCCGTGGCATGGGGTTACCGGAGAAATAATGCTGACGGCGGTTTTAGACCGGGCAAGTGATGCTTATCTTGCGATCCGAGAAAACAATCAGTGGAAGTTTTACTCCAGAGAAGACCTCGGCCTGCCGAAAGAGGTGCCCGCTCGGCCTGTTCAAGTTTCACAGAATTAA